In Blautia sp. SC05B48, a single genomic region encodes these proteins:
- a CDS encoding AzlC family ABC transporter permease — translation MKRENFRKGMKDGVPIALGYFAVSFTFGMMAVAGGLSIWQAVLISLTNLTSAGQFAGLDIIFAGGSMWEMAMTQLIINLRYCLMSFSLSQKFRREESGILKYIAAFGVTDEIFGISAAQEGKVSVFYNYGAMCVAIPGWTLGTLAGGISGSLLPDFMLSALSVAIYGMFLAIIIPPSKKSRPVLGVVAASMAVSTVFAVTPVLKQVSSGFMIIITTLLVAGLAAYFCPLEEKGEVVHES, via the coding sequence ATGAAAAGAGAAAATTTCAGAAAAGGTATGAAGGATGGAGTTCCTATCGCTCTTGGATATTTTGCGGTATCCTTTACCTTTGGCATGATGGCTGTTGCCGGCGGCTTGAGTATCTGGCAGGCAGTCCTGATTTCCCTGACCAACCTGACATCGGCCGGTCAGTTTGCGGGACTGGACATTATTTTTGCAGGAGGCTCCATGTGGGAGATGGCAATGACCCAGCTGATCATCAACCTGAGATATTGCCTGATGTCATTTTCCCTGTCCCAGAAATTCCGGCGTGAGGAGTCCGGCATCCTGAAATATATCGCTGCTTTTGGTGTCACCGATGAAATTTTCGGGATCAGTGCAGCCCAGGAGGGAAAGGTCAGCGTATTTTATAATTACGGAGCCATGTGCGTGGCAATCCCCGGATGGACTCTTGGAACTCTGGCAGGAGGAATCTCCGGAAGCCTTTTGCCTGATTTTATGCTCAGCGCGTTGAGCGTTGCCATTTACGGAATGTTCCTGGCCATCATCATCCCGCCGTCCAAAAAGAGCAGACCGGTTCTTGGGGTGGTTGCGGCATCCATGGCAGTCAGCACTGTTTTTGCGGTGACACCGGTGTTAAAACAGGTATCATCCGGATTTATGATCATTATCACAACACTTCTGGTAGCAGGCCTGGCAGCTTATTTCTGCCCGCTGGAAGAGAAAGGGGAAGTCGTTCATGAGTCATAA
- the dapF gene encoding diaminopimelate epimerase: MKFTKMQGIGNDYVYVNCFEETVKDPAAVAKFVSDRHFGIGSDGLILIRPSEIADCEMDMYNLDGSQGAMCGNGIRCVAKYVYDHGIVDKTSLSIATRSGIKYVDLTIRDGKASMVKVNMGSPILIAKEIPVVAETEQVIDAPITVEGKEYHITAISMGNPHAIIYVDDVDSLDLEKIGPSFENHVCFPDRVNTEFVQVIDHHTVKMRVWERGSGETLACGTGACAVTVASILNDKVDGSKPVTVQLLGGDLNISWERDENLVYMTGPATTVFDGEIDLGFLGE; the protein is encoded by the coding sequence ATGAAATTCACGAAAATGCAAGGCATCGGAAACGATTATGTATATGTAAACTGTTTTGAAGAGACTGTTAAGGATCCGGCCGCAGTGGCAAAATTTGTCAGCGACCGTCATTTTGGCATTGGTTCCGATGGTCTGATCCTGATCCGCCCGTCTGAGATCGCAGACTGCGAGATGGATATGTACAATCTGGACGGCTCTCAGGGTGCCATGTGCGGAAACGGTATCCGCTGCGTTGCCAAATATGTCTACGACCACGGCATCGTGGACAAAACTTCTTTAAGCATTGCCACAAGAAGCGGTATCAAATATGTGGATCTTACCATCCGTGACGGCAAAGCCTCCATGGTAAAAGTCAACATGGGCTCCCCGATCCTCATCGCAAAAGAGATTCCGGTGGTTGCCGAAACCGAGCAGGTTATCGACGCTCCCATCACTGTCGAGGGAAAAGAATATCACATAACCGCAATTTCCATGGGCAATCCTCATGCCATCATCTACGTAGACGATGTGGACAGCCTTGACCTGGAAAAGATCGGCCCATCCTTTGAAAATCACGTGTGCTTCCCTGACAGAGTCAACACCGAGTTTGTTCAGGTGATCGACCATCACACCGTAAAGATGCGCGTATGGGAGCGTGGGTCCGGAGAAACCCTTGCCTGCGGCACAGGTGCCTGCGCAGTTACAGTAGCTTCCATCCTCAATGACAAGGTTGATGGCAGCAAGCCGGTTACTGTACAGCTTCTTGGCGGAGACTTAAACATCTCCTGGGAAAGAGATGAAAACCTTGTATATATGACAGGACCTGCAACTACAGTGTTTGACGGAGAGATCGATCTTGGATTTTTAGGTGAATAA
- a CDS encoding amino acid-binding protein — protein MVKQNIVFVENTPGSLQKVTKILAENQIDIYGFGCFDAPEFANFRMVCDDPEKADQIMAENGYMTRITQAILVDLQDEIGGLDKLLSVMGDSNVNLHYIYTFFHRGLKVPVAIMHCEDLLVAESVLRNNGFKVLNRLVNPDGVEEA, from the coding sequence ATGGTAAAACAGAACATCGTCTTCGTAGAAAACACTCCGGGAAGTCTTCAGAAAGTCACAAAGATCCTTGCAGAGAATCAGATCGACATCTACGGGTTCGGCTGTTTCGATGCACCGGAGTTCGCAAACTTCCGTATGGTATGTGATGATCCGGAAAAAGCAGATCAGATCATGGCAGAAAACGGATATATGACCCGTATTACTCAGGCCATCCTGGTGGATCTTCAGGATGAGATCGGCGGCCTTGACAAGCTTCTCAGCGTCATGGGCGACAGCAACGTAAACCTTCATTACATCTATACCTTTTTCCACAGAGGTTTGAAAGTCCCGGTAGCGATCATGCACTGTGAGGATCTCCTTGTTGCAGAGAGCGTTCTTCGTAACAATGGCTTCAAGGTTCTGAATCGTCTGGTAAATCCGGATGGAGTTGAAGAAGCGTAA
- a CDS encoding amino acid ABC transporter permease, producing MLSLIEQFQFNFLDDNRWQFILSGLKNTIIITFFAVLLGIFLGFVIAIVRSTHDKTGKLKILNVICRVYLTVIRGTPTMVQLLIVFYVIFATIDPGKIVVAIIAFGMNSAAYVAEIVRSGIMSIDQGQFEAGRSLGLNYTQTMIKIILPQAVKNILPALGNELIVLLKETSISGYIGLMDLTRGGDIIRSQTYSALFPLLVVAAIYLVIVCFLTYLVGRLERRLRTNERK from the coding sequence ATTTTGAGTCTTATTGAACAGTTTCAGTTTAACTTTCTGGACGACAATCGTTGGCAGTTCATTTTGTCCGGTCTGAAAAATACCATCATTATTACTTTTTTTGCTGTACTTCTTGGTATTTTTCTGGGATTTGTCATTGCTATTGTCCGTTCCACACATGATAAGACAGGTAAGCTTAAGATCCTTAATGTGATCTGTCGTGTTTATCTGACGGTGATCCGTGGCACACCAACGATGGTACAGCTGCTGATCGTATTTTATGTTATTTTTGCAACCATAGATCCGGGTAAGATAGTCGTTGCCATTATCGCCTTTGGTATGAACTCTGCTGCATACGTGGCTGAGATCGTCCGTTCTGGTATCATGTCTATTGATCAGGGACAGTTTGAAGCAGGACGGAGCCTGGGTCTTAACTATACACAGACTATGATCAAGATCATTCTTCCGCAGGCGGTCAAGAACATCCTGCCGGCTCTGGGAAATGAGCTGATCGTACTTTTGAAGGAGACATCCATCAGTGGTTATATCGGACTTATGGATCTGACCCGTGGCGGAGACATTATCCGAAGCCAGACCTACAGTGCACTGTTCCCGCTGCTGGTAGTAGCTGCAATCTATCTTGTGATCGTTTGTTTCCTTACCTATCTGGTAGGAAGACTTGAAAGGAGGCTGAGAACCAATGAGCGTAAGTAA
- a CDS encoding AzlD domain-containing protein, protein MSHNIYIYILVMAAVTYLIRMLPLALAKNEIRSPFIKSFLYYVPYACLAAMTFPAILKATDSIISGAAGFLVALIAAYKEKSLLTVALLACAAVFIVERVLAFI, encoded by the coding sequence ATGAGTCATAATATATATATCTATATCCTGGTGATGGCAGCTGTCACCTATCTCATCCGTATGCTGCCCCTTGCTCTTGCAAAAAATGAGATCAGAAGCCCGTTTATCAAGTCTTTTCTGTATTATGTGCCATACGCCTGTCTGGCAGCCATGACTTTCCCGGCCATCCTGAAAGCCACAGACAGCATCATCTCCGGTGCAGCAGGTTTCCTGGTAGCGCTTATTGCTGCATATAAGGAAAAAAGCCTGCTCACAGTAGCTCTGCTGGCGTGTGCGGCGGTGTTTATCGTGGAGAGGGTTCTGGCATTTATTTGA
- a CDS encoding CBS domain-containing protein yields the protein MNILFFLIPKSEVAYIFEDETLRQTLEKMEHRKYSCIPILTMDGKYLGTISEGDLLWGMRRADIHDIKETEGIPIMAIPRRATYKPVHANSNMEDLLDRAINQNFVPVVDDQGSFIGIITRKSIIKYCYNEIKTAQKTAGEEIH from the coding sequence GTGAACATTCTGTTTTTTCTGATTCCCAAAAGCGAAGTAGCCTACATCTTTGAGGATGAAACTCTTCGCCAGACCCTCGAAAAAATGGAGCACCGCAAGTACTCCTGCATTCCTATCCTCACCATGGACGGCAAATATCTCGGCACTATCTCAGAGGGAGATCTCCTCTGGGGCATGCGCCGTGCAGATATTCACGACATCAAGGAAACAGAGGGAATCCCGATCATGGCGATCCCACGCCGTGCCACCTATAAACCAGTCCATGCTAATTCTAATATGGAAGACCTCCTGGATCGCGCCATTAATCAGAACTTCGTGCCGGTGGTAGATGACCAGGGCTCCTTCATCGGGATCATAACCAGAAAATCTATCATCAAATACTGTTACAACGAAATAAAAACCGCACAGAAAACTGCCGGTGAAGAAATCCACTGA
- a CDS encoding transporter substrate-binding domain-containing protein codes for MKRKFMALALAAAMTVSMTSAVFAADEIKSADDLEGKKIGVQLGTTGDADATEVKDATVERYNKGNDAVMALKQGKIDCVVIDSEPAKKFVEKNDDLEIVEDIFDKEEYAICLSKDNADLTKEFNEALKELKDDGTLDSIRDNYIGDDAGKTPYETPKDADHSKGTLTMATNATFQPYEYYDGDKIVGIDVDIAQAVCDKLGYELKIEDMEFDAIVNSVKSGKADFGVAGMTVTEDRKKSVDFTDPYTTAEQVVIVKK; via the coding sequence ATGAAGAGAAAATTTATGGCACTTGCACTTGCAGCAGCTATGACAGTTTCTATGACATCCGCTGTTTTTGCAGCAGATGAGATCAAGAGCGCAGATGATCTGGAGGGTAAGAAGATCGGTGTTCAGCTTGGAACAACCGGTGACGCAGACGCTACAGAGGTTAAAGACGCAACAGTGGAGAGATACAACAAAGGTAATGACGCTGTTATGGCTCTGAAACAGGGTAAGATTGACTGCGTAGTGATCGACAGCGAGCCTGCTAAGAAATTTGTTGAGAAAAACGATGATCTTGAGATCGTTGAGGACATTTTTGACAAAGAGGAGTATGCAATCTGTCTTTCCAAAGATAATGCAGACCTTACAAAAGAGTTTAACGAGGCTCTGAAGGAGCTGAAGGATGACGGAACTCTGGATTCCATTAGAGATAACTATATCGGTGATGATGCAGGTAAGACACCATATGAGACTCCTAAGGATGCAGATCACTCCAAGGGAACTCTTACCATGGCAACAAACGCAACCTTCCAGCCATACGAATACTACGACGGAGATAAGATCGTAGGTATTGATGTTGATATCGCTCAGGCTGTCTGCGACAAGCTTGGATATGAGCTGAAGATCGAGGATATGGAGTTTGATGCGATCGTAAATTCTGTTAAATCCGGAAAAGCTGATTTTGGTGTTGCAGGAATGACAGTAACAGAGGATCGTAAAAAGAGCGTTGATTTCACTGATCCGTACACAACTGCAGAGCAGGTTGTTATCGTAAAGAAATAA
- a CDS encoding ribonucleoside triphosphate reductase, producing MFQVVKRDGELDEFKMGKITAAIDKAFDAKGKNYSSDMIDLLGLRVTADFQNKIENNRISVEDIQDSVENVLIQAGYSDVAKAYILYRKQREKIRNMKSTILDYKEIVNSYVKVEDWRVKENSTVTYSVGGLILSNSGAVTANYWLSEIYDNEIADAHRNADIHIHDLSMLTGYCAGWSLKQLIREGLGGIEGKITSAPAKHLSVLCNQMVNFLGIMQNEWAGAQAFSSFDTYLAPFVKSDNLSYPEVKKCIESFVYGVNTPSRWGTQAPFSNITLDWTVPDDLAELPAIVGGKDMDFKYKDCKKEMDMVNKAFIETMIEGDANGRGFQYPIPTYSITKEFDWSDTENNRLLFEMTSKYGTPYFSNYINSDMKPSDIRSMCCRLRLDLRELRKKSGGFFGSGESTGSVGVVTINMPRIAYLSRTPKEFYQRLDHMMDISARSLHIKRDVISRLLDEGLYPYTKRYLGSFNNHFSTIGLVGMNEAGLNACWLKKDMTDPETQKFTKEVLEHMRNRLSDYQEQYPGELFNLEATPAESTAYRLAKHDRSRYPDIKTAGKEGDTPYYTNSSHLPVDYTADIFDALDIQDDLQTLYTSGTVFHAFLGEKLPDWKAAAALVRKIAENYRLPYYTISPTYSVCQEHGYISGEHFTCPKCGKKAEVYSRITGYYRPVQNWNDGKTQEYKNRTLYDITHSQLKKVHTSVMTMKGDEVEIQPVESHKYLFTTSTCPNCRMAKKMLEGEELEIIDAEQNPELVKQYGIRQAPTLVITDGSQVKKYVNASNIQKYVDEELD from the coding sequence ATGTTTCAGGTAGTAAAAAGAGACGGCGAATTAGACGAATTCAAAATGGGGAAGATCACCGCGGCAATTGACAAGGCATTTGATGCTAAAGGCAAGAATTACAGTTCGGATATGATCGATCTTCTGGGACTTCGTGTTACAGCGGATTTTCAGAATAAGATCGAGAACAACCGGATTTCTGTTGAGGATATCCAGGACAGTGTGGAGAACGTACTGATCCAGGCCGGATATTCTGATGTTGCCAAGGCGTATATCCTTTATCGTAAGCAGCGTGAGAAGATCCGCAATATGAAATCTACCATCCTTGACTATAAAGAGATCGTAAACAGCTATGTAAAGGTTGAGGACTGGCGTGTAAAGGAGAACTCAACGGTTACTTATTCTGTAGGAGGTCTGATCTTAAGCAACTCCGGAGCAGTTACCGCAAACTACTGGCTGTCTGAGATCTATGACAACGAGATCGCAGATGCACACAGAAATGCAGATATCCATATCCATGATCTGTCCATGCTGACCGGTTACTGTGCAGGCTGGTCCCTGAAGCAGCTGATCCGAGAGGGACTTGGCGGTATTGAGGGTAAGATCACTTCTGCACCTGCAAAGCATTTAAGTGTACTCTGTAACCAGATGGTGAATTTCCTGGGTATCATGCAGAACGAGTGGGCAGGCGCACAGGCATTTTCATCCTTTGATACTTATCTGGCACCTTTTGTAAAGTCAGACAACCTTTCCTATCCGGAGGTTAAAAAATGTATTGAGTCCTTTGTATATGGCGTAAATACTCCAAGCCGCTGGGGTACTCAGGCACCGTTTTCCAACATTACACTGGACTGGACCGTTCCGGACGACCTTGCAGAGCTTCCGGCTATCGTAGGCGGCAAGGACATGGATTTCAAATATAAGGACTGTAAGAAAGAAATGGATATGGTCAACAAGGCATTTATCGAGACCATGATCGAGGGAGATGCCAACGGACGTGGATTCCAGTATCCGATCCCGACCTATTCCATCACAAAGGAATTTGACTGGTCTGATACCGAGAACAACCGTCTTCTTTTTGAGATGACTTCCAAGTACGGTACTCCGTATTTTTCCAATTATATCAACAGTGATATGAAGCCAAGCGACATCCGCAGCATGTGCTGCCGCCTCCGTCTGGATCTTCGTGAGCTCCGTAAAAAGAGCGGTGGATTCTTTGGCTCCGGTGAGAGCACAGGCTCTGTAGGCGTTGTTACCATCAATATGCCGCGTATCGCATATCTTTCCAGAACGCCGAAGGAATTTTATCAGCGCCTGGACCACATGATGGATATCTCCGCAAGATCTCTTCATATCAAGAGAGATGTGATCAGCAGGCTTCTGGATGAGGGACTGTATCCGTACACGAAGAGATATCTTGGAAGCTTTAACAACCATTTTTCCACCATCGGTCTTGTGGGAATGAACGAAGCGGGCTTAAATGCCTGCTGGCTGAAAAAGGACATGACAGATCCGGAAACCCAGAAGTTTACAAAAGAGGTTCTGGAGCATATGAGAAACCGTCTTTCAGACTATCAGGAGCAGTATCCGGGAGAGCTTTTCAACCTGGAGGCAACACCGGCAGAGTCCACTGCATACCGTCTTGCCAAACACGACAGAAGTCGTTATCCGGATATCAAAACAGCAGGAAAAGAGGGCGACACCCCGTATTACACAAATAGTTCTCATCTGCCGGTTGATTACACTGCGGATATTTTTGACGCACTGGATATTCAGGACGATCTGCAGACTCTGTATACTTCAGGAACCGTATTCCATGCATTCCTTGGGGAGAAGCTTCCGGACTGGAAGGCAGCGGCAGCTCTGGTACGTAAGATTGCAGAGAATTATCGCCTGCCCTATTACACTATCTCACCGACCTATTCCGTATGTCAGGAGCACGGCTACATCAGCGGCGAGCATTTCACCTGCCCGAAATGTGGAAAGAAGGCTGAGGTTTACAGCCGTATCACAGGATATTACCGCCCTGTACAGAACTGGAATGATGGTAAGACCCAGGAGTACAAGAATCGTACCCTCTATGATATTACCCATTCCCAGCTGAAAAAGGTCCACACCAGTGTGATGACCATGAAGGGTGACGAGGTGGAGATCCAGCCTGTGGAATCTCATAAATATCTTTTTACGACCAGCACCTGTCCGAACTGCCGTATGGCAAAGAAAATGCTTGAAGGAGAAGAACTGGAGATCATCGATGCTGAGCAGAATCCCGAGCTTGTCAAGCAGTATGGGATCCGTCAGGCGCCTACACTTGTGATCACTGACGGGTCACAGGTTAAGAAGTATGTGAATGCTTCTAACATTCAGAAGTATGTAGATGAAGAGCTGGATTGA
- a CDS encoding amino acid ABC transporter ATP-binding protein: MSVSNEVLLDVQGLEKAYGGNQVLNGITTQIRRGEVVAIIGPSGCGKSTFLRSLNLLEEPTGGKILFEGTDITDPKVDINRHRQKIGMVFQQFNLFPHKTVKENIMLAPVTLNLMSKEEAEKTALELLKRVGLPDKADSYPDMLSGGQKQRIAIARSLAMNPDVMLFDEPTSALDPEMVGEVLELMQELAKSGMTMVVVTHEMGFAREVATRVLFIDEGTIQEENSPEEFFANPKNKRLREFLSKTL, encoded by the coding sequence ATGAGCGTAAGTAATGAAGTACTTCTGGATGTGCAGGGACTTGAAAAGGCCTATGGCGGCAATCAGGTTCTCAACGGGATCACCACACAGATCCGCAGAGGTGAAGTAGTAGCCATCATCGGACCATCCGGCTGTGGTAAATCCACATTTCTCCGTTCCCTGAATCTCCTTGAGGAGCCGACCGGGGGAAAAATCCTCTTTGAGGGAACCGACATTACAGATCCAAAGGTGGATATCAACCGTCATCGTCAGAAAATTGGAATGGTATTCCAGCAGTTCAATCTGTTTCCTCATAAGACGGTAAAAGAGAACATCATGCTCGCACCGGTAACACTGAATCTTATGAGTAAGGAAGAGGCTGAAAAAACGGCACTGGAGCTGCTGAAGCGAGTAGGTCTTCCTGATAAGGCAGATTCCTATCCGGATATGCTTTCCGGCGGTCAGAAGCAACGTATTGCCATTGCAAGATCGCTTGCCATGAATCCAGATGTGATGCTGTTTGACGAGCCGACATCTGCTCTTGATCCGGAGATGGTCGGAGAGGTTCTGGAGCTGATGCAGGAGCTTGCAAAATCCGGCATGACCATGGTTGTGGTAACTCATGAGATGGGCTTTGCCCGCGAGGTGGCAACCAGAGTTCTTTTCATTGATGAAGGAACGATCCAGGAGGAAAATTCTCCTGAGGAATTCTTTGCAAATCCAAAGAATAAAAGACTTCGTGAGTTTCTTTCAAAGACGTTATAA
- the asnA gene encoding aspartate--ammonia ligase: MNTITIPATYHADLNLHDTQIAIKTVKDFFQQTLSQKLNLLRVSAPTFVAPESGLNDNLNGVERPVSFDIKSIEGSNAEIVHSLAKWKRYALKKYGFSHGEGLYTDMIAIRRDEDLDNIHSVYVDQWDWEKIISKEERSIETLKETVRTIYSVLRKTEKYMAVQYDYIEEILPKDIFFITTQELLDMYPDCTPKEREYRITREKGAVFLMKVGKTLTNGERHDGRAPDYDDWELNGDILVYYPVLDIALELSSMGIRVDEDALDRQLTEAGCDDRRELPFQKAILNKELPYTIGGGIGQSRICMFFLRKAHIGEVHVSLWPKEITDVAETHGLQLL; this comes from the coding sequence ATGAATACAATCACGATTCCCGCAACCTATCATGCAGACCTGAACCTCCATGACACACAGATTGCGATCAAAACAGTAAAAGATTTCTTCCAGCAGACACTCTCACAGAAGCTGAACCTTCTCCGAGTATCCGCCCCGACATTTGTAGCCCCGGAATCCGGCCTTAATGACAACCTTAATGGTGTAGAACGCCCGGTAAGTTTTGATATCAAATCTATCGAAGGAAGCAACGCCGAGATCGTACACTCCCTTGCCAAATGGAAACGCTACGCACTGAAAAAATACGGATTTTCTCACGGAGAGGGTCTTTACACAGATATGATAGCAATCCGCCGGGATGAAGATCTGGACAATATCCACTCCGTTTACGTAGACCAGTGGGACTGGGAAAAGATCATCTCCAAAGAAGAGCGTTCCATTGAAACTCTCAAGGAAACCGTACGCACCATTTACAGTGTCCTTCGTAAAACCGAGAAATACATGGCTGTACAATATGACTACATCGAGGAGATCCTTCCAAAGGATATCTTCTTTATCACAACTCAGGAGCTTCTTGACATGTATCCGGACTGCACACCGAAGGAACGTGAATATCGGATCACCCGTGAAAAAGGCGCTGTCTTCCTTATGAAAGTCGGCAAAACCCTCACCAACGGCGAACGCCACGACGGACGTGCCCCGGACTATGATGACTGGGAACTGAACGGTGATATCCTCGTGTACTATCCGGTACTTGACATTGCCCTTGAGCTTTCATCAATGGGAATCCGTGTTGACGAGGACGCACTTGACCGCCAGCTCACCGAAGCAGGCTGTGACGACCGAAGAGAACTTCCATTCCAGAAAGCTATCCTGAACAAAGAGCTTCCGTACACCATCGGCGGTGGTATCGGACAGTCCAGGATCTGTATGTTCTTCCTTCGCAAAGCACACATCGGAGAAGTACATGTCTCTCTCTGGCCGAAGGAGATCACAGATGTTGCAGAGACACACGGACTTCAGCTTCTCTAA